A region of the Gallaecimonas xiamenensis 3-C-1 genome:
GTTGGCGGGGCTGAAGGTCACCTGCTCGGTCTCGGCAAAGTAGTTGCCGACGTTGCGGTTCAGCTGCAGCTGGCCGATGGTGCGCAGGGGAAAATCCCGGTGGGGCCAGACCTTGGTCAGGTCGAAGGGGTTGATGTGGTAGTGCCTGGCCTGCTGCTCGGTCATCACCTGCAGTTTCACCGTCCAAGAAGGGAAATCCCCTCGGTCTATGGCCTCGACCAAGTCCTGCTGGGCTTGGTGGGGAGCGCGCTTGGCCACCTCTTCGCCGGTCAGGTTCTTAACGCCCTGGTTGGTCTTGAAGTGCCATTTCACCCAGAAGCGCTGCCCCTGGCTGTTATAGAGGCTCAAGGTATGGGAGCCGTAGCCGTTCAAGTGACGATAGTCCTGGGGAATACCCCGGTCCGACATCAAGATGGTGACCTGGTGCAGGGATTGGGGATGATTGGCCCAGAACTCGAAATGGTGGGCCGGATTGGGCAGGTTGGTGCGCGGATCCTTCTTCTGGGAATGGATAAAGTCCGGGAATTTGAGCGGGTCGCGGATAAAGAACACTGGGGTGTTGTTGCCGACGATGTCGTAGTTGCCTTGGGCGGTGTAGAACTTCAGGGCAAAACCCCGCACGTCACGGACATAATCGCCTGAGTCCTGGCCGCCGGCCACGGTGGAAAAACGCAGGAAGACCGGGGTCTGTTTGCCTTCTTGCTGCAGAAAATCGGCAATGCTCAGCTCCGACAGGTCCTGGGTCAGGGTGAAGGTGCCGTAAGCCCCGGTGCCCCTGGCATGGACCACCCGCTCGGGAATGCGCTCGCGGTTAAAGTGGGCCAGTTTTTCGAACAGGTGGATGTTGTCGAAGGTCAGTGGGCCTCGGGGGCCGGCGGTGATGGACAGGTTGTCCTGGGTGACGGGTGCGCCGTTTTGTAAGGTATAGGGGCTTTGGCTCATGGGTCCTCCTTTATGACAGGGCCAGTTTAGGAGGGCTATGCTTTTGTAAAAAGCGAACGT
Encoded here:
- a CDS encoding catalase, whose amino-acid sequence is MSQSPYTLQNGAPVTQDNLSITAGPRGPLTFDNIHLFEKLAHFNRERIPERVVHARGTGAYGTFTLTQDLSELSIADFLQQEGKQTPVFLRFSTVAGGQDSGDYVRDVRGFALKFYTAQGNYDIVGNNTPVFFIRDPLKFPDFIHSQKKDPRTNLPNPAHHFEFWANHPQSLHQVTILMSDRGIPQDYRHLNGYGSHTLSLYNSQGQRFWVKWHFKTNQGVKNLTGEEVAKRAPHQAQQDLVEAIDRGDFPSWTVKLQVMTEQQARHYHINPFDLTKVWPHRDFPLRTIGQLQLNRNVGNYFAETEQVTFSPANLVPGTGVSPDKVLQGRLFAYADAHRYRVGVNHNQLPVNAPRCPVNHYQRDGAMAGMGCPVHQGGTVNFSPNDRQDTPKAQPQFAEPPLPMEGDAWLGSFDDQHSDNFSQAGDLYRLFDDGEKDRLAANIAGGLSQADGHIQERMLAQFEQADPDYKARVAAALAKLA